One window of the bacterium HR17 genome contains the following:
- the sdhA gene encoding Succinate dehydrogenase flavoprotein subunit — protein MQIVRHRYDAVVVGAGGAGLMAALNLAQAGVPTAVLSKLYPTRSHTGTAQGGIGAALGNMEEDHWEWHVFDTIKGSDYLADQDAVEVMCREAIDCVYFLEHMGLPFDRTDEGKIMQRRFGGHTNNITGEPVRRACHAADRTGHMILQTLYQQCIRYGVQFFNEFFLTDLLLTGDPLDPATRCCGAVALEMRTGILHIFHAKAVLFATGGFGRIYKVTSNAHTLTGDGCAVAWRRGIPLEDMEFYQFHPTGIYKLGVLLSEAARGEGAYLLNGLGERFMARYAPKLMELAPRDLVSRAMYLEIREGRGVNGKDYLHLDVRHLPKEVLEKKLPDITEFARIYLGVDPEKEPVPVQPTAHYAMGGIPTDVHGRVVVDEKNTPLTGFYAAGECACVSVHGANRLGTNSLVDILVFGRRAGLHMAQFCREADFPPLPDKPEAMTMERIRHLLNNTDGKWRVGQIRRALQEVMMDKASVLRTGDGLRECWDKVRDLKGQYAQVRLDDHHRAFNLDLIEALELGYLLDCAEALVASALNRAESRGAHYREDFPQRDDANWLKHTLIYRRDKGHKAGDAEVEFRYKPVVITKYPPQERKY, from the coding sequence ATGCAAATCGTGCGGCACCGTTACGATGCCGTCGTGGTAGGTGCTGGCGGCGCCGGGTTAATGGCGGCGCTCAACCTCGCGCAAGCAGGTGTGCCGACAGCGGTGCTCAGCAAACTGTACCCGACCCGCTCCCACACAGGCACAGCGCAAGGCGGTATCGGTGCGGCATTGGGCAACATGGAAGAAGACCACTGGGAATGGCATGTCTTTGACACCATCAAGGGCAGCGATTACCTTGCCGACCAAGACGCCGTAGAAGTCATGTGCCGTGAAGCCATTGACTGCGTCTACTTTCTGGAACACATGGGCTTGCCCTTTGACCGCACGGACGAAGGTAAAATCATGCAGCGGCGCTTCGGTGGGCACACCAACAACATCACGGGTGAACCCGTTCGGCGCGCTTGCCACGCTGCTGACCGCACAGGGCACATGATTTTGCAGACGCTCTACCAGCAATGCATCCGCTACGGTGTCCAGTTCTTCAACGAGTTTTTCCTGACCGATTTGCTGCTGACGGGCGACCCGTTGGATCCAGCGACGCGGTGCTGTGGCGCCGTGGCGTTGGAGATGCGAACAGGCATCTTGCACATCTTTCACGCCAAAGCCGTGCTGTTTGCGACAGGAGGCTTCGGGCGCATCTACAAGGTCACCAGCAACGCCCACACGCTCACGGGTGACGGTTGTGCTGTCGCATGGCGGCGAGGCATCCCGTTGGAAGACATGGAGTTTTATCAGTTCCACCCGACAGGCATTTACAAGTTGGGCGTGCTACTGAGCGAAGCGGCGCGGGGTGAAGGGGCTTACCTCCTCAACGGGTTAGGCGAACGCTTCATGGCGCGTTATGCGCCCAAGTTAATGGAATTGGCGCCCCGCGATTTGGTCAGTCGGGCGATGTATCTGGAAATCCGCGAAGGGCGCGGGGTCAACGGTAAAGATTACTTGCATTTGGATGTCCGCCACTTGCCCAAAGAGGTGTTGGAAAAGAAACTGCCCGACATCACCGAATTTGCCCGCATCTACTTGGGCGTTGACCCCGAAAAAGAGCCTGTCCCCGTCCAACCGACGGCGCATTACGCGATGGGCGGCATCCCGACCGATGTGCATGGGCGAGTCGTTGTGGACGAAAAGAACACACCCCTCACCGGCTTCTACGCAGCGGGCGAATGTGCCTGCGTCTCAGTGCACGGGGCAAATCGGTTGGGCACCAACTCGCTCGTGGACATCCTCGTGTTCGGGCGACGGGCGGGGTTGCATATGGCGCAATTCTGTCGTGAGGCTGACTTCCCGCCATTGCCCGACAAGCCTGAAGCGATGACAATGGAACGCATCCGACACTTGCTCAACAACACCGACGGCAAATGGCGCGTCGGTCAAATTCGGCGCGCACTGCAGGAAGTCATGATGGACAAGGCGTCCGTCCTGCGCACGGGCGACGGGCTGCGGGAGTGTTGGGACAAGGTGCGGGATTTGAAAGGGCAATATGCGCAGGTGCGGTTGGACGACCACCATCGGGCGTTCAACCTTGACCTCATTGAAGCGCTGGAATTGGGCTACCTGTTGGATTGCGCCGAAGCCCTCGTCGCCAGCGCCCTCAACCGCGCGGAAAGTCGCGGCGCCCATTACCGTGAGGACTTTCCCCAGCGCGACGACGCCAACTGGCTCAAACACACGCTCATCTACCGGCGGGACAAAGGGCACAAGGCAGGCGATGCAGAGGTAGAGTTCCGCTACAAGCCCGTCGTCATCACCAAGTATCCGCCGCAGGAACGGAAATATTGA
- the sdhB gene encoding Succinate dehydrogenase iron-sulfur subunit, with protein sequence MQVQVRILRFDPEKDGQPYWQEFRVDADPSDRVLDLLHTIRDEHDGTLAFRRSCGHGICGSDGMVINGKNRLACKTLVKDLKQPITLEPLRGFRVIKDLVVDMEPFFAKYRRVMPYLINDEPPPEKERLQSPEERERYDDTTKCILCACCTTGCPVFWVNSEFLGPAAFVAAHRFVFDSRDRAAIERLQILAEYGGVFNCHMAFNCVDACPRGINVTKAILELRQAILGGAVSSSPERG encoded by the coding sequence ATGCAGGTGCAAGTGCGCATCTTGCGGTTTGATCCTGAAAAGGACGGTCAACCTTACTGGCAGGAATTTCGGGTGGACGCCGACCCCAGCGACCGCGTGTTGGATTTGTTGCACACCATCCGCGACGAACATGACGGGACGCTGGCATTTCGGCGGTCCTGCGGGCATGGCATTTGCGGCTCCGATGGGATGGTCATCAACGGCAAAAATCGGCTCGCTTGCAAAACGCTCGTCAAAGACCTCAAGCAACCCATCACCCTTGAGCCGCTGCGGGGCTTTCGGGTCATCAAAGATTTGGTCGTGGACATGGAACCCTTTTTCGCCAAGTATCGGCGGGTCATGCCTTATCTCATCAACGACGAGCCGCCCCCCGAAAAAGAGCGGTTACAATCGCCTGAAGAGCGCGAGCGCTATGACGACACGACCAAATGCATCTTGTGCGCCTGCTGCACGACAGGTTGCCCCGTGTTTTGGGTCAACAGCGAATTTCTCGGACCTGCCGCGTTCGTTGCGGCACATCGCTTCGTCTTTGACAGCCGCGACCGCGCGGCAATAGAGCGGCTGCAAATTCTCGCCGAGTATGGCGGTGTCTTCAACTGCCACATGGCGTTCAACTGCGTGGACGCTTGCCCGCGCGGCATCAATGTCACCAAAGCCATCTTGGAACTGCGCCAAGCCATCCTTGGTGGGGCTGTTTCGTCATCACCCGAACGCGGGTAG
- the tolB_2 gene encoding Protein TolB — protein sequence MVTDGVGDNIGLYLTANAFTSDGEHIVFASDRTGAFQFYLLNLKTGKVRQLTHRQGIVFFSGCVSGRDRLYYSDGRGCYGDQQIYGHFAWGQWRHELKYFQFYHRPLSVVFAIEGETRRAHAVWGDHMFIMERHGGSDWVRRLPVATFIGQMPLLS from the coding sequence ATGGTCACGGACGGAGTAGGTGACAACATCGGGCTTTATCTCACCGCCAATGCCTTCACCAGCGACGGTGAACATATTGTCTTTGCCTCTGATCGGACAGGTGCGTTTCAGTTTTACCTGCTCAACTTGAAAACGGGCAAGGTGCGGCAATTGACGCATCGGCAAGGCATCGTCTTCTTTTCAGGGTGCGTCAGTGGTCGTGACCGCCTTTACTACTCGGATGGACGAGGGTGTTACGGAGATCAGCAAATTTACGGGCATTTTGCGTGGGGGCAATGGCGCCACGAACTCAAATACTTCCAGTTCTACCATCGCCCGTTGTCGGTCGTCTTTGCCATTGAAGGGGAGACCCGTCGTGCCCACGCGGTTTGGGGCGACCACATGTTCATCATGGAGCGTCATGGCGGAAGCGACTGGGTGAGGCGTTTGCCTGTTGCCACCTTTATTGGGCAGATGCCGCTCCTGTCATAA
- the ypdF gene encoding Aminopeptidase YpdF, giving the protein MDSAIFRHRLQRVREQLQERRLQAVIVFNRASIRYLTGFTGSAGVLVIGRDDDAILVTDGRYQTQAKEQTRGTQVQVTVTRRYPQTVARLVQKKRWRQVGIESHYCTVAFLDALRDQLKGTATRLLSTADLVEPLRAVKDDAEIALIQKAAALADAAFEHALSVFRIGMTERELAWEIEAFLRTHGADGLAFPPIVVSGERTALPHGAPSERRIGKGDLVTFDLGASVKGYCSDLTRTIVVGRPTSEQRRLYRAVWEAQQRGIETLQVGVKARTVHQVVRQSLKAYGLDKFFLHSTGHGVGLEVHEAPALSHRSRETLRAGMVVTVEPGVYVPPMGGVRLEDLVWVREKSVELLSRAPNPPKLLSL; this is encoded by the coding sequence AATTTTCCGGCACCGCTTGCAGCGCGTCCGTGAACAGTTGCAGGAGCGGCGCTTGCAAGCGGTGATCGTGTTCAATCGCGCCAGCATCCGCTACTTGACCGGTTTCACCGGCAGCGCCGGCGTGTTGGTCATCGGGCGCGACGACGACGCCATCTTGGTCACCGACGGACGCTATCAAACGCAGGCAAAGGAACAAACGCGTGGGACGCAGGTGCAGGTCACCGTTACCCGTCGCTACCCGCAAACGGTCGCGCGGTTGGTGCAGAAGAAGCGGTGGAGGCAGGTAGGGATAGAGAGCCACTATTGCACTGTCGCCTTTCTGGACGCGCTGCGCGACCAACTGAAGGGGACGGCGACGCGGTTGCTCAGCACGGCAGACCTTGTGGAACCGCTGCGAGCGGTAAAAGATGACGCGGAAATCGCCCTAATTCAGAAAGCAGCGGCGCTGGCAGATGCCGCCTTTGAGCATGCCCTCAGCGTGTTCAGAATCGGCATGACAGAGCGTGAGTTGGCGTGGGAGATAGAGGCGTTTTTACGGACACACGGAGCCGACGGTTTAGCCTTTCCGCCGATTGTTGTGTCTGGTGAACGGACCGCTCTTCCTCACGGAGCACCGTCTGAACGCCGCATCGGCAAAGGGGATTTAGTGACTTTTGATCTGGGGGCTTCTGTAAAGGGCTATTGTTCGGATTTGACACGCACGATCGTCGTGGGACGCCCGACATCGGAACAGAGGCGACTGTATCGCGCCGTCTGGGAGGCTCAACAACGCGGCATAGAGACCCTCCAGGTCGGTGTCAAAGCCCGCACCGTCCATCAAGTTGTCCGCCAATCGCTGAAGGCTTACGGTCTTGATAAATTCTTTCTGCACAGCACCGGGCACGGTGTCGGCTTGGAAGTCCATGAGGCACCCGCGCTTAGCCACCGCTCCCGTGAAACTTTGCGCGCGGGTATGGTCGTTACAGTAGAACCGGGGGTTTACGTTCCCCCAATGGGTGGTGTGCGTCTGGAAGATTTAGTATGGGTGCGAGAAAAGAGCGTTGAGTTGCTCAGCCGTGCACCTAACCCACCTAAGTTATTGAGCCTTTAG